TCGACATATTTGGCGACCTCAGGCTTGCGCTCGGCCATTTCCTTCGGCGGGTGCCAAGTCGGCCAGGCCTGCTTCCAGGCGATATAGGCTTCACCCTGCCAGGCAAACCCCTGCTTGCCGACGCCGATACCGTAACGAACGGCCTTGCCACGCGGCATGATGTAATAGAGGAAGCGCTCGCGCGTGTTCACGACGACAGTGCCGGGTTTTTCGGTGGTCGCATAATCGACAATTTGTCGATGAAACTTCTTGTCGACCTTCTGGATCGGAATGGCGGGCAGGGCGTAACCTGCATCCGTCACGGAGCCGTAGGAATCGCTGAAGATCTGGACTTTCGTGGTTTCGGCGACTTCGGTTTTGTCGCCGGTCGTCGTCGTGCAGCCCGCGAGGCCTAGAGACGTAACCAGGCCGAGCGCGGTCAGTATATTGCGGAAGCGCATGAGAAAGCTCGTGGGTGATGGCGGGGAGATGGTCTTGTGACCATCATTGATTATGGTTTATTTTGGATTAACCTCGGC
This DNA window, taken from Peteryoungia algae, encodes the following:
- a CDS encoding L,D-transpeptidase, producing the protein MRFRNILTALGLVTSLGLAGCTTTTGDKTEVAETTKVQIFSDSYGSVTDAGYALPAIPIQKVDKKFHRQIVDYATTEKPGTVVVNTRERFLYYIMPRGKAVRYGIGVGKQGFAWQGEAYIAWKQAWPTWHPPKEMAERKPEVAKYVEKGMDPGLRNPLGARAMYLFNERGQDTLFRLHGTPEWASIGTAASSGCIRMMNQDVIDLYNRVKPGRNSKVVVQQ